From the Choloepus didactylus isolate mChoDid1 chromosome 20, mChoDid1.pri, whole genome shotgun sequence genome, one window contains:
- the DEFB135 gene encoding beta-defensin 135 produces MRSLPLVLVVLVLLSYVPPVRSGPNIYIRRVFSSCWRTKGTCRKKCVKGEEFHIFCDTTYLCCIQKKHLPIQVGK; encoded by the exons ATGAGGAGCTTGCCCTTGGTTCTTGTGGTCCTTGTCTTGCTCTCCTATGTTCCACCAG TTAGAAGTGGACCAAATATTTATATAAGAAGAGTCTTTTCTTCATGCTGGAGAACAAAAGGTACTTGCAGGAAAAAATGTGTAAAAGGTGAAGAATTTCATATTTTCTGTGATACTACATATCTGTGCTGCATCCAAAAAAAGCATTTACCTATACAGGTTGGGAAATAG